The Neodiprion lecontei isolate iyNeoLeco1 chromosome 2, iyNeoLeco1.1, whole genome shotgun sequence genome segment GATTTCAACAGGGCATAAAACGGGGGGCTGCCttaattctttctttctttccttctttctttctttttgcacAATTTTCTGGGATCGATAGACCGAGGCTGAACACGCAGTATGAGCTacggtatataatacataatacaCCGATAACGCCGAGTTCACGGTCAAAGAGAGTTCTAAGGCAGAGTGCGAGGCCTACATGAACGATACACGCTCATTTATCATGTAACGTACGCTTTCGcttttacttgaatttttcctCGTTCGGCGAAGATGTGGGTGAATGTTGGTGATCGTATGATGCAAGGGAAAAAATCCACCGCTGTTCGATTAATAAGTATGATaagtaatttcaatgaaataactGACAATGCTGGTTTGTGGTAAAATAAACGGACTTGATTAGAACGGATGTGTTAACCGATTGCGGCTATCTTTAAGTTAAAAGTATACCACGCGTTCCGGAAGCGAGGAAATCTTTCTCTGAAAAACACCAGGAATAAACTTGCATACAACAACAACCTCTTCGTTTACTCAGCGGAACGAAGCGAGCAAGACGATCTTGGCGTAAATGTACATCCCTGCAGCACCGCACCGTTATGCAACGGCACACGTACGATCTAACGATCGAGATCGGCGTCGATCCGAGTCCGGCTTGCGTGCATCGGACGGGAAAACCCGACCGAATTGAAAATGTCTAGAGCGACATATACACCGCAGTATTTGTGCCGGGAAAAGAACCCTACCGGGACACGGTACCAAAATAAACGCGAGATGAGAGGAAAGTAAAGCCGTGCGTCCACGAGTGCCGCCAATCAAGATTCAAACGTATCGCGTAGCACGGCGCAATTGGAATTTACGAATCGATTAGTGCACCGTCGAAAGAAATTCCTCGGCAATTACCGCGCATATAAAGCTAACGGGGCGCGTATATTATCTATCAAAGGGAGACTCTCACCAGTTGAGCGAGCTTCACGAAGCCGGGGATCGTTCGGAAGTAGAGCACGTTCAACCTGATTCCCCCGAAGGAACTTCCCGGCTGTCCCGGGTCCGTTTTCACGGTGGGCACCTGCCGCGCACCAGCGCCAGCATTATGGTCAGGAATCACAGTCACCGACGTTTCCGTCATCATATTATTCCGTGGTGaaagtttgtttgtttatacCTCGCGGAATAAGAATCAAAGGTGTTTCTTCCACGATTTTTACGATTCtattcttctctctctttctctctctacgATATACAGGGTGTAAGAAATAACCGACGCGGTTTCGGTGAAACTGCAGGATAGAGACCACTCACGCGGCGTTGCGATACCGCACTGTTCGCGAATCACCCGGCAAGCGAAACGGAGGGGAAAAACGACGCGggtttacaaaaaaaaaaaaaaaagaaacaaataacaCCTGTTGACCGTTGGAGAACCGACGCAAAGCTAGAACGGACCAAACGGCGGCCAGGCACTGAAAAGGTGCGCGTAGTGCCGGCGGAACTCCCCCCTCCTTTCGTTATCTTTCCGCCCCCCACTCTCGCCATTCCGACCCCCGGCACCGCTCTCTCTTTGACCGCTCTATTCCTCTTTCGCTCTGCGCCCTCCTTATACGTATCCTTTTCAGTCATTTTCAGTATCGCCTCGAGACAATCGGCCATGCGCAGGCGACGTTAAGATCGGCACCCTGGAGGGAATCGTCTGTCGACGAACCTCGTCGAGACTTGAAACACTCCAAAGTGAGATAAGCGCACTACGAGTCATGACGATTCTTCTTCGTAGGTAAAGCGACGACCGGAATAACGCTCGGTCGGCTGACACTTGACTGACGAGAAAAACCGGTTTTTCCTGTCACGTCCACGGTGTTCTAGGTTCTGGGTCTACGATTGCTGAACGGGTCTTTCAGAAGTGACCTGCCTCTAGGATAGAGAATCACTCGTTGCAAGGAGGCACTGAAAGAACGGAAtttcttgatttttcaattgctTTTTTGGAAATCAGATTCTCGTTTTTCTAGCATGATTCAATGTAGTATCGTGAATGCTTAGATTCATGTTGCGATATGATTTCTATTTATAGTCATGCACGCAACGGGATATTTCCTCATAATCGCTTTCACCGTGCGTTTGTGTATTTAAAACACTCTTGCAGACCAGCATTGACCCTTCGTCCTGTGATAAAGCGATAAATCGAAAATTGATTGACACTAATGATTTAAATTGATACCGCCGAAACGCACTAGCGGCAAGGAGGAGCCTGGGAAGGTGGTTGTCGTCTCACCGATTTATTGCTAGCAGCGCTCTCTGGCATTTAATACGTATTTAATAGTTTATGAAAGTAATTTTCGACGTAACTGGATGGTAAGCGCATATCGGTTACCGACCTGTACTCTGCCAAATTTATCATCCCGCAAACAGTGGATGATACAGAGCATAGCTTACCATAGCGAAAAGCCATTGTAGAACATTTGTAGTGGTCGAAGCAAAACGCTTGGCAATAACAATGGATGTTGTTGCAACACGAATGAATGATTCGGAAAATTTGGATGTTCAAAATTTACTGCATTGTTGGTCGTCGACTAGTGCAACAATATTGGTTAAACCCATCGGTATTGTACAATAATGCCCCAATGAGAGGAGCTTTACGGATACGACTACGGTCACCTGGTGACGTAGTTATCTTTATTGAAGTTATAGAAGATCCAGGTTgtagaaatagaaaaacgaATTAACGGAAATGAGTCGGTGCCTCGTGCAAAAGTGGGTCAGATTACCagtttttggccgtaacttgtTTAATGCTTTCTCAGAGTATCTTACTTCATGTGATCAATTCACAAGAGCTCTCCAAAAATCAGATTGTCTTCACTCGATTTGATGTCGGAATAGAATTCCCTTCTCGCCCAGCTCATCAATACtcaatatttatcgatttgAGAGGTTTTTCCCGTATTCGTGACATTTCTGTTCATTATATATCTGTAGGGGGCAAAACGTTCAAGTTTCATCGTCAGCCAGATACAAATCATGATATTGAAAGGAgtgatgttaaaaaaaattagtataaCCTATTTCAAAagcaaattttaattatattattgtcaATTCTACATTGATCCTCGAGCTTCTATTGAATTAAACCCTCGAGACGCCCTCAATATCTACGTAATAATGCGAACGTAGGCTATCTCAGGCTCCTCCGTATGATCAGCGGGTTGCGTGTAATCAGGTGCAAATGTATAAGGGTAAAACAGTTTACTGCACTTACCGAATCTGTGATCTTCAGTCCACGCCGTCGATAATATCAGTAACGTATTATATTTAGTAACGTTGCCGTTCCAATAATCGGAAtatgaatatgaatattttgtaACGTAAAACGTTCGCTTTCAACCAGAATTTCACAAGTCGTACAAAGTAtgctgattcaaaaaattcgcATTCAAATCGTGCGCGCGACGTGAGATCAACGGTTGAACCAAAAGAGCATACAACtgatacaaataaaaaacgaaatgacAGACGTATTTACCGAATATCATCATGATATTGTGAATTGCTCGAAAAATCTGCAAGTACGGTTACGAACAGATAGACgcagtttaaaatttttcacgtgttCTTTGTCTTGCACCCTTTTTTCATCGGCCATTTCAACCGCCGTGACTGCAACCCAATATTTGCGCTCCGGCAGTCTGGCATATGGTGAGCAGCTTCTGCTAAAGCCCCGACACTTGGGCCCGTGTTGTCTGTTGTTTTGTTGTGATTTTAGCTAAATAGTAGAACAGAGATGTGCGCGGAATAACCaagggccgaaaattttcctATCGGCTTACAGAAAATCTGTATCGTTATTCGACAAGCCTCTCGCGTTCGCTTACCTACTAAAAGACAGATACAGGGACGACCGCTTAAAGGGTCGTGTGCAGTATGCGTAATATTTGTGAATCGGGGATATTATGGCTGCGGGAGAAGCCAGTACGAAACCTCGTCAAGAAAAACAATACGATTACCTTCTGAAGTTTCTATTAGTGGGTGACAGTGACGTTGGAAAACAGGAAATACTCAGCGGTCTCGAAGACGGTGCCGCTGAATCTCCTTTTTGCAGTGGCAGCGGTAAGCAATGTAcgacatatgtatatatatatatatatacacacatccatacatacgatatatatatatatatacacacacacacacacacaatatacgtatacacgtatgcaCATGTACACATTCCACATAATAAgaaatgttttcatttttctcgataCTTTAATCCTCTGTCACTTGTGTCTGCTGCGCAACGAGTTCCAATTATATCATCGGCGTATTTCTAGCCTATAAGACTACGACGATACTCCTCGATGGTAAACGAGTCAAACTTCAGCTGTGGGATACGTCTGGTCAAGGTAGATTCTGCACTATCATAAGATCGTACTCTCGTGGGGCTCAAGGAATTCTCCTTGTCTACGATATCACTAATAAATGGTCATTTGATGGCATCGATCGATGGCTCAAAGAGGTGGAAGAGGTGAGTAGAGAATTATCAATAATACTGAAACCTTGGCGATGTATTTAGCGTGCGGTCTAGTGAACAGCAGGTCGAATCAATTATAACATTGTAATTCAAGAAATGCCACTGAGTAGATTTTCTTATATTAAATATCCAAAAGCATATTATTCTTTTAATTGAACTTGGTCGCGGCTAATTCTGTTCTTATCAAATTCAGTAGGTATTAGCTCGATATAATCAATAACATAAAAACATGTAATGGGTAAAATGAgttcataaataaaatttgcaagAATATCGTGATTTTGGCATAAGAACCTACACATCCTATACATCCCTGATCTAATTAGTGGCTACAACATAtcttgaaatatatattagCGATATTTTAATTACTTAGATACCTTATTACCTGCTAgataacaattttcattatagCATGCACCAGGCGTGCCGAAGGTCTTGGTTGGCAACCGTCTCCATCTTGCTTTCAGAAGGCAGATAGGAGAACGTGAGGCTGAAGCCTACGCAGCAAAGAATCGTATGGCATTCTTTGAGGTTTCTCCCCTATGCGACTTTAACATTCGTGAAAGTTTCTCGGAGCTTTCTAGGATGGCTCTTCATAGGAATGGCATGGAAAGACTGTGGCGATCAAACAAAGGTAACTTTCTCCTGCTTGGAATGAAATCAGAACACCGATCAATATATTTGGAATAATTGTTCCCtacaatttaaaatattttgtcaatCATTTCAGTTCTGAGTCTTCAAGAACTTGCTTGCCGTGCCATAGTAGCTCGTACGACTGTTTACGGGATAGACCAGCTGCCGTTGCCTACCTCAATAAAATCACATTTGAAATCATACGCAATGACGACAACGTCGCAACTTCGTTACAATGGAAATCGGTCGATGAGTTCTAGCAAGAGTCTTGGATCTCATCACCGGAAGTTACGATTCGTTGGAGCAAGTCACAATGGACTCTCAACACCAGGCAGTTCACCAGGCAGCATAGCTGATTCTCGCACAAATTGTGTGGGTCGTAACTCATGTGAAATATCCTGAGGGTAGAATTAAGATAGTCTCGGATAGACacgttgtataatataagtaatgAGCATAATTGTGCAGGTAGTGATGATCGGAGGAGTGTGAAAGAAGTGTACCATACGTTGTTTATACGTTAATGCGTcgaaatttaatattattttatatattatgttCTGTGGTATAACGGGGAGGGGGGAATAACCCCAGAGACATAGCACAGAGTTTGTACCAAAAAAGTTCACAGGATCGTTAGTAGCTAGagaaaagagatgaaaaaaatgagaaaacaatTGACAATTATCTAATATTCATTTTGGATTTTGTACTTACGATATATTGTTCTTGGTCACTGAAAGTGAAAGCTTTGAATTGCActagatattttcaaagttcaaTAGAGTCAGAATTTGGCTATTGCCATTGAGTGTCATTCACtgctgtaaaataaaaaaaaaacgaattttttttttaagttatgGAAGTCGAAGAATGGATTGGGTAATGTATTTAAGTATGTGTTTTTTGTCGTTGCAGTGTAAAATATAGTAtcgattagatttttttgTAGCAAAAATCATATACAATAGAATAAGCAAAGCAATATATTAAGTATAATGGTGTAACTAAATGTGAATGATTCGAATTATGTACGAATTTTATTAAGTTGACGCTGCCAATGTATTAGATGTCGACAATAGGCACGAAAATGGACGTCCATTTGAGATAAgaaatgtaatataaattttcttgcaattttgCAACAATACTTGCTgagatttaattgaaaataactaCATATTGGTATCagtatttttcttataaacACTTGTTTGATGCATCTCTATAATAACCATGAAtccattttacatttttcatccttTCAATACGACACACCTACTTAATCTCATCATTCAAATCGACTATTTCCTCCATCGTCGAGCGTTTACATCAAGTtcaaattaatgtatacgTCTTAGATACCGTTAAATCAAATTATCTGAATTTGTAGTTGTGTATTAATGCATGTAAATGAATATGTTTCCAACAAATTTCACTAAAGTCAATCATCGTTTGACACCCACTGTTAGAAATTCGTTGATAATGTTAGATTGCATCAGTGTGTTTTTAGTCTTGAAAATGTATTACGGGGCGAGACCCTATTACATATTTGACTCACAAAAAGTATTAGCGGTacaacaagaaagaaaaaaccatGTTAACTCGTATTGCTTGTATAttgaaaagtgaagaaaaaaccgaaaaatcaAATAGCACATACAAAATATCATTTATCCCTCAAAAGCAAACAATACGGCTCTTTGTCCACAAATTATATTAGCTATAAAAcgatattgtataattatctataacgattaaaagaaaaaaaaacttttcaactacaaaaaaattttttatatttttccctTGTCGCAAATTGCTTTGGTCAAGAGCTCATGAAAAATTTGCTTTCTGTATAAACAATCGATTATCGCAATTTCGTGAGGGTCTTGTTTTGCCAGAGTCTAATTATTTCAGGAATTTCGTATTTAACTATTTTAACTTATTTCTGTAACAGTAAAGCGAAACAGTCTTACgatcgggaaaaaaaatttatgtcacACTTCAAAGGCGGGTTGATTTtagagaaaatataaacttTCAAAATGTCTACCAGAGAACTGGGAGTTGCAGGTGATGGACCTTGCATAGTAAACCAAGAAGGAGATCACGGCCCGATACACCGGCAATTGA includes the following:
- the LOC107219541 gene encoding ras-related protein Rab-40C isoform X2; amino-acid sequence: MAAGEASTKPRQEKQYDYLLKFLLVGDSDVGKQEILSGLEDGAAESPFCSGSAYKTTTILLDGKRVKLQLWDTSGQGRFCTIIRSYSRGAQGILLVYDITNKWSFDGIDRWLKEVEEHAPGVPKVLVGNRLHLAFRRQIGEREAEAYAAKNRMAFFEVSPLCDFNIRESFSELSRMALHRNGMERLWRSNKVLSLQELACRAIVARTTVYGIDQLPLPTSIKSHLKSYAMTTTSQLRYNGNRSMSSSKSLGSHHRKLRFVGASHNGLSTPGSSPGSIADSRTNCVGRNSCEIS
- the LOC107219541 gene encoding ras-related protein Rab-40C isoform X1; the protein is MAAGEASTKPRQEKQYDYLLKFLLVGDSDVGKQEILSGLEDGAAESPFCSGSGKQSYKTTTILLDGKRVKLQLWDTSGQGRFCTIIRSYSRGAQGILLVYDITNKWSFDGIDRWLKEVEEHAPGVPKVLVGNRLHLAFRRQIGEREAEAYAAKNRMAFFEVSPLCDFNIRESFSELSRMALHRNGMERLWRSNKVLSLQELACRAIVARTTVYGIDQLPLPTSIKSHLKSYAMTTTSQLRYNGNRSMSSSKSLGSHHRKLRFVGASHNGLSTPGSSPGSIADSRTNCVGRNSCEIS